One stretch of Marinobacterium iners DNA includes these proteins:
- the der gene encoding ribosome biogenesis GTPase Der codes for MLPVIALVGRPNVGKSTLFNRLTRSRDALVADLPGLTRDRKYGEGRVGDCDYIVIDTGGISGDEAGIDQRMAEQSLFAIEEADVVLFLVDGRAGLNPADEMIADHLRRNNKSCWLVVNKTDGIDPDTAMADFHALGIGEPVAIAASHGRGVSQLIDEVLAPFVSEEEEGGEEAAKEAYTDNIRIAVIGRPNVGKSTLVNRMLGEDRVVVFDQAGTTRDSIYIPYERDEQKYILIDTAGVRRRKNIKEAVEKFSIVKTLQAIKDANVVISVIDAREGVTEQDLSMLGFVIDSGRALVVALNKWDGMSPDDRADVKKQVERKLEFAAFARFHFISALHGSGVGDLYISVNEAFDSAMAKWSTNQLTRLLEDVVADHQPPAVNNRRIKLRYAHQGGSNPPIIVVHGNQTDALPGSYKRYLENRFTKYLKVRGTPIRFEFRTGDNPFAGRKNTLTARQEAKKERSRQHIKTLKHKAKKRARRDG; via the coding sequence ATGTTGCCCGTAATTGCACTGGTTGGTCGTCCCAACGTTGGCAAATCCACACTGTTCAATCGTTTGACACGCTCGCGTGATGCACTTGTTGCAGATTTGCCGGGTTTGACCCGTGACCGCAAGTACGGAGAAGGCCGTGTTGGCGATTGTGACTACATTGTTATCGATACTGGTGGTATTTCAGGGGATGAGGCCGGCATTGATCAACGGATGGCCGAGCAGTCACTGTTCGCGATAGAGGAAGCGGATGTAGTTCTGTTCCTTGTAGATGGTCGTGCAGGCCTCAACCCGGCTGATGAAATGATTGCCGATCACCTGCGGCGCAACAATAAGTCATGCTGGCTGGTTGTGAACAAGACCGACGGGATCGACCCGGATACCGCCATGGCTGATTTTCATGCGCTCGGTATTGGTGAGCCTGTTGCCATAGCCGCTTCACACGGGCGTGGTGTCAGTCAGCTGATTGACGAAGTGCTGGCGCCCTTTGTTTCTGAGGAAGAGGAGGGCGGCGAAGAGGCGGCTAAGGAAGCCTATACAGATAATATTCGAATTGCCGTGATCGGACGCCCGAACGTGGGTAAGTCAACCCTGGTTAACCGGATGCTGGGCGAAGACCGCGTGGTTGTCTTTGACCAAGCGGGCACAACACGTGACAGTATCTACATTCCTTATGAACGTGATGAGCAGAAATATATTCTGATCGACACAGCGGGTGTACGAAGGCGGAAAAATATCAAAGAAGCGGTGGAGAAGTTCTCCATCGTAAAAACGCTGCAGGCAATCAAGGATGCAAATGTTGTTATCAGCGTGATTGATGCGCGTGAGGGTGTAACCGAGCAGGACTTGAGCATGCTTGGGTTTGTCATTGACTCCGGGCGGGCATTGGTCGTTGCACTTAATAAATGGGATGGCATGAGCCCGGACGATCGTGCCGATGTTAAAAAGCAAGTAGAACGAAAACTGGAATTTGCTGCATTTGCTCGCTTTCACTTTATTTCTGCGCTGCATGGTTCGGGTGTTGGTGATCTGTATATCTCTGTTAACGAAGCTTTCGATTCAGCAATGGCGAAATGGTCTACCAATCAGCTGACTCGACTGCTGGAAGATGTAGTGGCTGACCACCAGCCGCCGGCAGTAAACAATCGACGCATCAAGTTACGCTATGCACACCAGGGTGGCTCCAACCCGCCAATCATCGTAGTGCATGGTAATCAGACGGATGCGTTACCCGGCTCTTACAAGCGCTATCTTGAAAACCGCTTTACCAAATATTTGAAAGTACGTGGAACACCGATTCGATTTGAGTTCCGTACGGGCGACAATCCTTTTGCTGGACGCAAAAATACCCTGACTGCTCGTCAAGAAGCCAAAAAGGAGCGCAGTCGTCAACACATCAAAACGCTGAAGCATAAAGCCAAGAAGCGAGCTCGACGTGATGGCTAA
- the tnpC gene encoding IS66 family transposase yields MTTTPDLTQLTPEQLRQLAEQLISRVEQQEQAIQERDQGIQQRDLKIGQLTHEVALLRRHKYGQRSEHLNVLQISLLDEVVDADIAAIETELERLKAPATTPSEKRQPKRSPLPPELPRTEIHHEPDHTACHCGCQLTRIGEEVSEKLDYTPGVFTVERHIRGKWVCNTCETLIQAPMPPHVLDKGIPTTGLLAQVLIAKYADHLPLYRQEQIFTRAGVALPRSTLAEWIGVCGVQLQPLVDALRDTLLQEPVLHADETPVPMLTPGKKKTHKAYIWAYASTAFSRLQGVIYDFTPGRGGQHARDVLGPWQGQLVCDDYSGYKASFGTGVTEIGCMAHARRKFVELEVTGKSQIAAQAVEYIGQLYGIEQDGREMTAEARYQLRQTRAKPIAEALHAWMQTQRLKVLDGSATAKALDYSLKRWVALTRYLQDGAVHIDNNRVENLIRPWALGRKNWLFAGSLRSGRRAAAIMSLIQSAKLNGHEPYAYLKDVLARLPTQKTSAIHELLPHNWKPVDDA; encoded by the coding sequence ATGACCACGACACCCGACCTCACCCAGCTCACACCCGAACAGCTCCGTCAGTTGGCCGAGCAGCTGATCAGCCGTGTTGAACAGCAGGAACAGGCGATACAGGAACGTGATCAGGGTATCCAACAGCGTGATCTGAAAATCGGACAGCTGACGCATGAGGTCGCCTTGTTGCGGCGGCACAAATACGGCCAACGCAGTGAACACCTCAACGTGCTGCAGATCAGCCTGCTGGACGAGGTCGTCGATGCAGACATCGCGGCGATCGAGACCGAGCTTGAACGGCTGAAAGCCCCGGCAACCACGCCTTCCGAAAAGCGTCAGCCCAAGCGCTCGCCGTTGCCACCGGAACTGCCGCGTACCGAGATCCATCATGAGCCGGACCACACGGCCTGCCACTGTGGTTGCCAGTTGACCCGCATCGGCGAGGAGGTCAGCGAGAAGCTCGACTATACGCCCGGCGTGTTCACGGTCGAGCGCCACATCCGGGGCAAATGGGTCTGCAACACCTGCGAGACATTGATACAAGCTCCCATGCCACCTCATGTGCTCGACAAGGGGATCCCGACCACGGGGCTGCTGGCTCAGGTGCTGATCGCCAAATATGCCGATCACCTGCCCCTGTACCGGCAGGAACAGATCTTTACCCGTGCGGGCGTTGCGCTGCCACGCTCAACGCTGGCGGAGTGGATCGGTGTCTGCGGTGTGCAGTTGCAACCGCTGGTGGATGCACTGCGGGATACCTTGCTGCAGGAGCCGGTCTTACACGCGGATGAAACGCCTGTCCCCATGCTCACACCGGGCAAGAAGAAAACACACAAGGCCTACATCTGGGCCTATGCCAGTACTGCGTTCTCGCGTCTGCAGGGCGTGATCTATGACTTCACACCGGGACGCGGTGGCCAGCATGCGCGGGATGTTCTCGGGCCCTGGCAGGGCCAGCTGGTCTGCGATGACTACAGCGGCTACAAGGCCAGCTTCGGCACAGGCGTCACCGAGATCGGCTGTATGGCCCATGCTCGTCGCAAGTTCGTTGAGCTGGAGGTGACGGGCAAAAGCCAGATCGCGGCTCAGGCGGTTGAGTACATCGGCCAGCTGTATGGCATCGAGCAGGATGGCCGGGAGATGACAGCGGAGGCACGTTATCAGCTACGACAGACACGGGCCAAACCCATCGCCGAAGCGCTGCATGCATGGATGCAGACTCAGCGTCTAAAAGTACTGGATGGCTCAGCCACGGCCAAAGCGTTGGACTACAGCCTGAAACGCTGGGTCGCGCTGACGCGGTACTTGCAGGATGGTGCCGTCCACATCGATAACAACCGTGTGGAAAACCTGATCCGTCCCTGGGCATTGGGTCGCAAGAACTGGTTGTTCGCGGGCTCGTTACGCAGTGGCCGTCGTGCAGCTGCCATCATGAGCCTGATCCAGTCAGCGAAGCTTAACGGACATGAACCCTATGCGTATCTGAAAGATGTGCTGGCCCGGCTGCCTACGCAGAAAACCAGTGCGATCCATGAGTTGTTGCCTCACAACTGGAAACCGGTAGATGACGCCTGA
- the murI gene encoding glutamate racemase: MAKSVDSRSEYAIGVFDSGVGGLTVLNALRQALPEEHLVYLGDTARVPYGTKSALSVRRYAEQAVCALSSRQIKAIVVACNTASAMALEHLQACYPDLLVLGVIEPGADAACRVSQQGHIGVIATESTTNNQAYQKAILRLRPDARIRAQACSLFVALAEEGWHEGDLVEQIVARCLQPLLVADSQFPLDTLVLGCTHFPALRGAIAAVTGDDIQLVDSAQTTAEAVKCELEAKALQNKNQIRGSLTFLVTDGPERFARVATNFFNERIDPGSVELIDIQHYASEC, translated from the coding sequence ATGGCTAAGTCTGTAGATTCACGATCAGAATATGCCATTGGTGTATTTGACTCCGGTGTTGGCGGCTTGACCGTCCTTAATGCGCTCAGGCAAGCCTTACCGGAAGAACATCTTGTCTATCTCGGCGATACCGCAAGAGTGCCGTACGGTACTAAAAGTGCCTTGTCGGTCCGGCGTTATGCCGAGCAGGCTGTCTGTGCTCTGAGTAGTCGCCAGATAAAGGCTATCGTTGTTGCCTGCAACACAGCCTCGGCCATGGCGCTTGAGCATTTGCAGGCCTGCTACCCGGATCTTCTGGTACTGGGTGTAATCGAGCCAGGTGCTGATGCAGCGTGCAGAGTGAGTCAACAGGGGCATATCGGTGTTATCGCGACCGAAAGTACAACAAACAATCAGGCATATCAGAAAGCTATTCTTCGTTTGAGGCCCGATGCACGTATTCGTGCTCAAGCATGCTCTCTGTTTGTTGCTTTGGCGGAAGAAGGTTGGCATGAAGGCGACCTGGTAGAGCAGATAGTCGCGCGTTGTCTTCAACCCCTGCTGGTGGCTGATAGTCAGTTTCCGTTGGATACGCTGGTATTAGGCTGTACTCATTTCCCTGCATTGAGGGGTGCTATAGCAGCAGTGACTGGTGACGATATTCAGTTGGTTGATTCAGCTCAGACCACCGCTGAAGCGGTAAAGTGCGAGCTGGAAGCCAAAGCGCTGCAGAACAAGAACCAAATACGGGGCAGTCTGACTTTTTTGGTGACAGATGGGCCAGAGCGCTTTGCACGAGTGGCGACGAACTTTTTCAATGAGCGAATCGATCCGGGTTCGGTTGAACTGATCGATATCCAGCACTACGCTTCTGAGTGTTAA
- the bamB gene encoding outer membrane protein assembly factor BamB: MKCWVKTAAAIAVSVSLAGCGLFSSEETVEPNPLVDFEAEQQFQQLWSLSTGGSLGSKFHQLVPSIDEQQIFAVNVEGDLVAADLASGRINWRVELETPIGGGVGAGNGIVVLATESGEVIAFDTTDGSERWRYQASSEVISQPQMNAELVVVQQLDGKITALEVGSGERRWSYDSQIPRLSLRGTSAPIVAADLTLAGFANGKLVAVENASGRPVWEQRISLAEGRSELERIVDIDGKPLVYNRIVYVGSYQGRLVALNPGNGQVVWSQDLSTYRGLAGGFGNVYAVSDEDHVHAFDARNSASVWSQDGLQYRRLTTPVVLGNSLVTADADGYLHVLSQVDGHFTARHRVSSSGVQSDLLVRDDVLYVLSNDGRLTALKFK; encoded by the coding sequence CCACTGGTTGACTTCGAAGCCGAACAGCAATTTCAACAGCTGTGGAGTCTGAGTACCGGTGGTAGTTTGGGCTCCAAGTTTCATCAACTGGTTCCTTCCATTGATGAACAGCAGATTTTTGCAGTCAATGTTGAAGGTGATCTGGTTGCAGCGGATCTGGCATCCGGGCGTATCAATTGGCGTGTCGAGTTGGAAACTCCGATAGGAGGTGGTGTTGGTGCCGGAAACGGTATCGTGGTCCTCGCGACAGAGTCGGGTGAAGTGATCGCTTTCGATACCACAGACGGTAGTGAGCGTTGGCGCTACCAAGCTTCCTCCGAAGTGATTTCCCAGCCGCAGATGAATGCGGAGCTCGTTGTTGTACAGCAGCTGGATGGCAAGATTACGGCACTTGAAGTGGGCAGTGGTGAACGGCGCTGGAGTTATGACAGTCAGATACCACGTCTCAGTCTGCGCGGTACAAGCGCCCCCATTGTGGCTGCTGACCTGACTCTGGCCGGTTTTGCCAATGGCAAGCTTGTTGCCGTCGAGAATGCATCGGGGCGGCCTGTCTGGGAGCAGCGTATTTCGCTGGCTGAGGGGCGGTCGGAGCTTGAGCGTATCGTTGATATTGATGGTAAACCGCTTGTCTACAACCGTATCGTTTATGTTGGCAGCTATCAGGGACGCTTGGTGGCACTGAATCCAGGTAATGGACAGGTTGTCTGGAGTCAGGATTTGTCTACCTATCGTGGGCTTGCTGGTGGTTTCGGTAATGTGTACGCAGTTTCGGATGAAGACCATGTGCATGCATTCGATGCGCGTAACAGTGCCAGTGTGTGGAGCCAGGATGGTCTTCAGTATCGACGCCTGACTACACCTGTTGTGCTCGGTAACTCTCTGGTTACAGCTGATGCAGATGGTTATCTGCATGTGTTGTCTCAGGTTGACGGTCATTTTACAGCTCGCCATCGCGTCAGTTCCTCCGGTGTCCAGAGTGATCTGCTGGTACGTGATGATGTGCTTTATGTGCTCAGCAATGATGGTCGTCTGACTGCGCTGAAATTTAAATAA